The Nocardia vinacea genome contains the following window.
CACCGCGATCGATCCAATCGTCGACCTTGGCGCGCATCTCGGCATCATCGCGCAGCCGCTCCCCAAGCTGCTGCACATTCTCGGCGACCTTGCGCCGCAGCGTGGAGTTCGGATCGTCGGCCGATTCCAGGATCAGCCGCTTGGCCGCGCGCCAGGTCGCCTCGGCCATGCCGGTGATCTCCTCGCGACCCATGATCTGCGCCTTGATCCGCTCGGCCTTTTTGATCATGGCCTCGTCGTGCTGGAGGTCGTAGGCGAATTCCTCGAGGAACCGATTCGCCGCGAGTCGCACCTCGTGTTCCGGATTCGACCGCACCTTCCAGGTGAACTCGACGAGTTCCCGATAGATCCTTTCTGAAAGCAGAATGTTTACGAATTTCGGCGCCCATTGTGGAGCATCCCGTAAAACGATCCGGTCGATCGTTTCCTGCGAACCGAGCGCCCACTGGTGCGCACGCTCGGCAAGCATGTCGAGCAGCGGCAACTGCCGATTGTCGGCGAGCAGTTCGGCAAGCACCCGGCCGATCGGCGGACCCCACAGCGGTTCGGCGATCCGCTTGACGATGGTGTTGTCGATGACCTGCTCGACATCCTCGTCCCGCAGCACCCCGACCACCGCGCGCAGAATGGTCGAACTCTCCTGCGCCACCCGGCCCGCATGTCCGGGATCGGCCATCCAGCGCCCCACCCGCCAGGAGACCTGCGCCGAATTCACCTTCGCCGAGACCACATCCGGGGCAAGGAAATTCGATCCCACGAAGGCGCCGAGACTGGCGCCGAGCTGATCCTTCTTCTTCCTGATGATCGCGGTATGCGGGATCGGCAGGCCGAGCGGATGGCGGAACAGCGCGGTCACGGCGAACCAGTCGGCGAGTGCGCCGACCATGCCCGCCTCGGACGCGGCCCGCAGGTAGCCGACCCAATCACCGCTCACTCCGCGCGATTCCAGCCAGCGACAGAACAGATAGACCGCTGTCGCGAACGCCAACAACCCGGTGGCCAGGGCCTTCATCTTGAACAGATCGCGGCGCTTGCCCGCCTCGTCGACGAAGGCCGCGAAACTGGTCGGGGGTGCCGACGTGGGCGCATCCAGCACCGCTGTATTGGATCGGCGGCGTTCGCGGGGCCCTTGGTGGTTACGCTCCGCTTCCGCCTCCGGGCCCGTCGCTCGCGCCGCCGTGTTGCCGGGAGCTTTCTCCATGACACCCATTCTGCTGTGTGTTACCGACCGACCTCCGAGCCGATCGCAAGCGACACGCAACCGACGCCGAATGGCCCGATTATGTGCAACCTGTCGCAACCGACACCCAAACGCGCATGTGGGTCGTTGCCTGGACCTAAGCTGGTGGTCCACGGACCCACACAAACGAGGGAGCTCACGCTGTCCACCGAAGACCTTGTCGATGTCGGCGAGCTTGCCGAACGACCGGCAGCGGTGCGCACCGGCCGGACGGACGGCCGTAAGCGCCGATGGCGGCAGCACAAGATCGACCGCCGCGAAGAGCTGGTCGATGGCACCCTCGCGGCTATTCGCACGCGGGGCAGCAACGCGGGCATGGACGAGATCGCCGCGGAGATCGGCGTCTCCAAAACCGTGCTCTACCGTTACTTCTCGGATAAGAACGACCTGGTCCACGCGACCATGCAGCGGTTCATCGAGACCACCCTGATGCCGCGGGTGTACGAGGCGATCAGCCTCGACGCGGACGAGTACCACCTGGTGCGTTCGG
Protein-coding sequences here:
- a CDS encoding DUF445 domain-containing protein yields the protein MEKAPGNTAARATGPEAEAERNHQGPRERRRSNTAVLDAPTSAPPTSFAAFVDEAGKRRDLFKMKALATGLLAFATAVYLFCRWLESRGVSGDWVGYLRAASEAGMVGALADWFAVTALFRHPLGLPIPHTAIIRKKKDQLGASLGAFVGSNFLAPDVVSAKVNSAQVSWRVGRWMADPGHAGRVAQESSTILRAVVGVLRDEDVEQVIDNTIVKRIAEPLWGPPIGRVLAELLADNRQLPLLDMLAERAHQWALGSQETIDRIVLRDAPQWAPKFVNILLSERIYRELVEFTWKVRSNPEHEVRLAANRFLEEFAYDLQHDEAMIKKAERIKAQIMGREEITGMAEATWRAAKRLILESADDPNSTLRRKVAENVQQLGERLRDDAEMRAKVDDWIDRGARYLVENYAAEITTLVTDTVARWDAEEASKKIELQVGRDLQFIRINGTVVGSLAGLVIYTISQLMFGG